From Desulfobotulus pelophilus, the proteins below share one genomic window:
- a CDS encoding basic amino acid ABC transporter substrate-binding protein, with the protein MIKRCGTIVLVSLMMLVWAGAAMAECRTWTQIQSSGFFIVGTSPDYPPFESIDDKGNIVGFDIDLIRAVAEEMGLQVRLQGMGFDSILIAVRSGQVQLGMSSFSVTDERRESVDFTIPYYKSGQVVLVNPDSGIRSIEDLKGKVVSAQIGSTSAEAAQSIEGATARIVDDASTAVMMLRNRASHGVVLDVAIAENYVQRFGFVQLDEALNYEEVAAVIRKGCPEFLEALNVAFEHVMKSGKLDELREKWNV; encoded by the coding sequence ATGATAAAGCGGTGTGGAACAATTGTATTGGTAAGTCTGATGATGCTGGTCTGGGCGGGGGCTGCGATGGCCGAATGCCGTACCTGGACTCAGATTCAGTCATCCGGATTTTTTATTGTGGGCACCAGTCCGGATTATCCTCCTTTTGAGAGCATCGATGATAAGGGAAATATTGTTGGTTTTGATATTGATCTGATTCGCGCTGTTGCGGAAGAAATGGGTCTTCAGGTCAGACTGCAGGGTATGGGGTTCGATTCCATCCTTATTGCTGTGCGCAGCGGTCAGGTTCAGCTTGGTATGTCCAGCTTTTCAGTGACGGATGAGCGCAGAGAAAGTGTGGACTTTACCATTCCCTATTATAAAAGCGGACAGGTGGTTCTTGTGAACCCTGATTCCGGTATCCGGAGCATTGAAGACCTGAAAGGAAAGGTCGTATCCGCACAGATCGGGTCCACAAGTGCCGAAGCGGCTCAATCCATTGAGGGAGCAACTGCCCGTATTGTGGATGATGCCAGTACCGCTGTGATGATGCTTCGGAACAGAGCTTCCCATGGTGTTGTGCTGGATGTGGCTATAGCAGAAAATTATGTGCAGCGATTTGGCTTTGTTCAGCTGGACGAAGCACTGAATTATGAAGAAGTGGCTGCGGTAATCCGCAAAGGATGTCCGGAATTTCTTGAGGCTCTGAATGTTGCTTTTGAACATGTTATGAAGTCTGGCAAACTGGATGAGTTGCGGGAAAAGTGGAACGTGTAA
- a CDS encoding catalase → MKDDKRKLTTNGGAPVPDNQNVLTAGPRGPMLLQDIWFLEKLAHFDREVIPERRMHAKGSGAYGTFTVTHDISSYTRAKVFSEVGKQTELFARFSTVAGERGAADAERDIRGFALKFYTEEGNWDLVGNNTPVFFLRDPLKFPDLNHAVKRDPRTNMRSATNNWDFWTSLPEALHQVTITMSDRGIPASYRHMHGFGSHTFSMINATNERFWVKFHFKTQQGIQNLTDAEAEALIGKCRESHQRDLYESIENRDYPRWTLFIQVMPEKEASSCPYHPFDLTKVWSHKDYPLIEVGVMELNRNPDNYFAEVEQSAFNPANVVPGIGFSPDKMLQGRLFSYGDAQRYRLGVNHHLIPVNKARCPFHSYHRDGAMRVDGNHGSTLGYEPNSYGEWQEQPDYSEPPLSLEGAADHWNHRDDDDYYSQPGALFRLMTQEQQEILFGNTARAMGDAPAEIKMRHIGNCFKADPAYGEGVARAMGIRPDQISR, encoded by the coding sequence ATGAAAGATGACAAAAGAAAACTGACAACCAATGGAGGAGCTCCCGTACCCGATAATCAGAATGTGCTGACAGCAGGTCCGCGGGGCCCCATGCTTCTGCAGGATATCTGGTTTTTGGAAAAGCTGGCGCATTTTGACAGGGAAGTGATCCCGGAGCGAAGGATGCACGCCAAAGGTTCCGGCGCCTATGGGACTTTTACGGTAACCCATGATATCAGTTCTTATACCCGGGCAAAGGTTTTTTCTGAAGTGGGTAAACAGACCGAATTGTTTGCCCGTTTCAGTACGGTTGCCGGCGAGCGGGGTGCTGCGGATGCGGAGCGGGATATTCGTGGTTTTGCACTGAAATTCTATACGGAAGAAGGAAATTGGGATCTCGTTGGTAACAATACGCCGGTCTTTTTTTTACGGGATCCTTTGAAATTTCCTGACCTGAACCATGCTGTGAAAAGGGACCCCAGAACCAATATGCGCAGTGCCACAAATAACTGGGATTTCTGGACGTCGCTGCCGGAAGCCCTCCATCAGGTTACCATAACCATGAGTGACCGTGGTATACCTGCCAGCTATCGTCATATGCATGGCTTTGGAAGCCATACTTTCAGTATGATCAATGCCACCAATGAGCGTTTCTGGGTAAAGTTTCATTTTAAGACCCAGCAGGGAATTCAGAATCTTACGGATGCGGAAGCGGAAGCTCTGATCGGAAAATGCAGGGAAAGCCATCAGAGGGATCTGTATGAGAGCATTGAGAACAGGGATTATCCCAGATGGACCTTGTTCATACAGGTTATGCCGGAGAAAGAGGCTTCTTCCTGCCCATACCATCCCTTTGATCTGACCAAGGTCTGGTCACATAAAGATTATCCCCTGATTGAGGTTGGGGTGATGGAGCTGAACCGCAATCCGGATAATTATTTTGCGGAGGTGGAGCAGTCGGCTTTTAATCCCGCTAATGTGGTGCCGGGTATAGGTTTTTCTCCGGATAAAATGCTGCAGGGCCGTCTTTTTTCTTATGGTGATGCCCAGCGCTACCGCCTAGGAGTCAATCATCACCTGATACCCGTGAACAAGGCTCGTTGCCCATTTCACAGTTATCACCGGGATGGAGCCATGCGCGTGGACGGAAACCATGGCAGTACTCTTGGATATGAACCTAACAGCTACGGAGAGTGGCAGGAACAGCCAGATTATTCAGAACCTCCCTTGAGTCTGGAAGGTGCGGCTGATCACTGGAATCACAGGGATGACGATGATTATTATTCTCAGCCGGGAGCCCTTTTCCGGCTGATGACGCAGGAACAGCAGGAGATCCTGTTCGGCAATACGGCCAGAGCCATGGGAGATGCCCCCGCAGAAATCAAGATGCGGCATATCGGAAACTGCTTTAAGGCCGATCCAGCATATGGGGAAGGTGTTGCCAGGGCAATGGGCATCCGCCCGGACCAGATTTCACGATAA
- a CDS encoding Na+/H+ antiporter NhaC family protein, with translation MELIAYDTSAWSLLPPAIAIILAVLTRRVLISLGLGIITGVLMLCGFSPGAVLSYLGSIVLSLFWEDGGVNTWNVFIVLFLILLGIMTRAIALSGGSRAFGEWAMERVASRRGARMLTAILGVFIFIDDYFNSLAVGSISRPVTDRYRISRAKLAYLLDSTAAPICVISPVSSWGAYIIALIGSVLAAHSFMASHSPLGTFMSMIPMNYYAIFSLMLVFFVAWTGRSFGPMRIHEERALGGQLYDPDRTPIAGNIEAVDDQGKGSVQDLVQPILVLILATTAAMIWTGASEMGDEPFTLLGAFENTDVAKSLVYGGLAGLAVTFGRMVLAGHGARTYASALVEGTRAMLPAIWILLFAWTIIIVIKAIQTGVYLAGMIDGTIPIALIPVLVFLISGAMAFATGTSWGTFGIMLPIAGDIAAKVAPDLLLPVLAAVLAGAVLGDHCSPISDTTILSSTGASCHHMDHVLTQLPYALFTAAIAGVAYLMLGFTGSVGLGLLVGVALLSLAGFYVVKNDVGRIEEN, from the coding sequence ATGGAACTGATTGCTTACGATACTTCGGCGTGGTCCCTGTTGCCTCCTGCCATTGCCATTATTCTGGCAGTCCTTACCCGGAGAGTTCTGATCTCTCTGGGCCTGGGCATTATCACGGGCGTACTGATGCTCTGCGGTTTCTCTCCGGGAGCAGTTCTCTCTTACCTTGGCTCCATTGTTCTTTCCCTTTTCTGGGAAGACGGCGGAGTGAATACCTGGAATGTTTTTATTGTTTTGTTCCTGATTTTGCTTGGTATCATGACTCGGGCCATTGCCCTTTCCGGTGGTAGCCGTGCTTTTGGTGAATGGGCCATGGAGCGTGTAGCCTCCCGCAGGGGAGCCCGTATGCTGACGGCCATTCTTGGTGTGTTTATTTTCATTGATGACTACTTTAACAGTCTGGCCGTGGGCTCCATCAGCCGACCCGTGACGGATCGTTACAGAATTTCCAGGGCAAAGCTTGCCTACCTTCTGGATTCCACGGCTGCACCTATCTGTGTCATTTCACCGGTTTCAAGCTGGGGGGCCTATATTATTGCCCTGATAGGCAGTGTGCTGGCTGCCCATTCCTTTATGGCATCCCATTCTCCCCTCGGTACCTTCATGTCCATGATACCCATGAACTATTATGCGATTTTTTCCCTGATGCTGGTTTTTTTTGTTGCCTGGACAGGGCGGTCCTTCGGACCCATGAGAATTCATGAAGAAAGGGCATTAGGCGGGCAATTGTATGATCCGGACAGAACACCTATAGCGGGGAATATTGAAGCGGTGGATGACCAGGGCAAGGGATCCGTACAGGATCTTGTGCAGCCCATTCTTGTGTTGATTCTGGCTACAACAGCAGCCATGATCTGGACCGGAGCCAGTGAGATGGGTGATGAACCCTTCACTCTTCTGGGAGCCTTTGAAAACACGGATGTGGCAAAATCCCTTGTCTATGGTGGCCTTGCCGGGCTGGCAGTGACCTTCGGTCGAATGGTGCTGGCCGGTCATGGTGCCCGGACCTATGCTTCCGCTCTTGTTGAGGGGACACGGGCCATGCTTCCGGCTATCTGGATTCTGCTGTTTGCCTGGACTATTATCATTGTCATTAAAGCCATTCAGACCGGTGTTTATCTTGCTGGAATGATAGATGGCACCATTCCCATTGCCCTGATTCCCGTACTGGTGTTTCTGATTTCTGGTGCAATGGCCTTTGCCACGGGTACGAGTTGGGGGACGTTCGGTATTATGCTTCCCATTGCCGGAGATATTGCAGCAAAGGTAGCACCTGACCTGCTTCTGCCTGTTCTGGCCGCTGTTCTCGCAGGTGCTGTCCTCGGTGACCATTGTTCCCCTATTTCCGATACGACAATTCTGAGCTCAACGGGGGCCTCCTGCCATCATATGGACCATGTGCTGACCCAGCTTCCCTATGCTCTTTTTACCGCAGCCATTGCCGGGGTAGCTTACCTGATGCTTGGCTTCACGGGGAGTGTGGGGTTGGGTCTTCTGGTCGGCGTGGCTCTTCTGAGTCTGGCAGGATTCTACGTGGTTAAAAACGATGTGGGAAGAATCGAAGAAAATTGA
- a CDS encoding enoyl-CoA hydratase/isomerase family protein, translating into MEYENIVYSSADGVATLTFNRPKALNALNAALLTEFSSCLDAIDQDESIRVLILTGSGDKAFVAGADISELAKLGPLDARFFCQLGHDAIGKLQNLSIPVIAAVNGFALGGGSEMALACDFIYASESAKFGLPEITLGIIPGFGGTQRLPRLVGKNMAKEMIFTGKMLSAEEAMAIGMVNKVCQPEELMEAVMKTAKGIAAKGRVSLRAAKAVVNSGMDVDLATACRMEIDAFALCMASADAKEGTTAFLEKRKPVFTAGLKG; encoded by the coding sequence ATGGAATACGAAAACATTGTTTATTCATCTGCAGATGGTGTCGCAACCCTGACCTTCAATCGTCCCAAGGCATTGAATGCCTTGAATGCGGCTCTACTGACAGAATTTTCCAGCTGCCTTGATGCCATTGATCAGGACGAAAGTATTCGGGTTCTGATTCTTACGGGAAGTGGTGATAAAGCCTTTGTAGCCGGGGCTGATATTTCTGAACTTGCCAAACTCGGCCCTCTGGATGCCAGGTTTTTCTGCCAGCTGGGCCATGATGCCATTGGTAAGTTGCAGAATCTTTCCATTCCTGTCATCGCCGCCGTGAATGGATTTGCCCTTGGTGGCGGTAGTGAGATGGCCCTTGCCTGTGATTTCATCTATGCTTCTGAGTCTGCAAAGTTCGGGTTGCCTGAAATTACTCTGGGCATTATACCCGGTTTTGGCGGTACCCAGCGACTACCCAGGCTGGTGGGTAAAAATATGGCCAAAGAGATGATTTTTACAGGGAAAATGCTCTCCGCTGAGGAAGCCATGGCCATCGGTATGGTAAATAAGGTCTGCCAGCCTGAAGAACTGATGGAGGCGGTAATGAAAACCGCAAAGGGTATTGCCGCCAAAGGCAGGGTTTCCCTGCGGGCTGCAAAAGCAGTTGTGAACAGCGGCATGGATGTGGATCTTGCGACAGCGTGCCGAATGGAAATCGATGCCTTTGCCCTCTGTATGGCCAGTGCAGATGCAAAGGAGGGGACCACGGCTTTTCTTGAAAAACGCAAACCAGTTTTTACGGCTGGACTGAAGGGATAG
- a CDS encoding mechanosensitive ion channel family protein, translating to MVLRILILLSLLLSGNGAYGFTNIPLAELSLSLTASVKDETQILEELSRDIEHEQKLDTITQSEIRAFRILAASHRNLILASHTPITDLERARADQQASITSMDNHLQRIQRQLERMGNLRMQTENRQKITHEQKESLSPEEDSSAAAEEVRSALSALITLLEKKHDLIIQMEKRLHERKTEIRELRQDTEELSLSLQKTLRDRRAIELFQKQEGFRALLDPSTPLAILLQIRENVFRLLSPEFWQSEISPLLQISPTIAIRLLIATLFLLPLFLRLLTQLKKMERLYPEGWRTVLLESTRRTLPFMVMAIAMEGCMWSLAILSATGFFKTASSFMWFLALFRMLTAFQQACQKENRPSPSPEVMILLRHLTRAQAVFVPVLLVSIWIFPPSSPLLFVARLSMEIFIAMIIFRFWSGWAKPAPEQSSQIPKIGLHISTKAIAIGALLLELFGYGTFALFWYWGWGVTFIAIGAYILLLAAIKEWTPPQALSSDDKTAANALFFKRMGIQSLPFVLIPLPILLIAKAWRLHENILPLISGLLSYPITFGNMQFSLLRFIQTLSVLIITLMITRSFRAFVEKRILMESGMEQGLKASILTLLGYLIWGIGILAALHVFGLNTTTLTVAFGALGVGLGFGLQAIFNNFVSGIILLFERPIQVGDVIEIDGIWATVMRINVRSTVVQTYDNATLIIPNADFISSRLINWSFKDQRIRRNIDIGVAYSSDVRKVEKVLLEIGNNTKHVLTYPAPDVHFMNFGDSALIFRLRFWSTLDHFRRVETQIRFQITDDFRKENIEIPFPQNDLHIRSDYRFDMQKAASLQKDTLSDPTEKKQDRDPPHLL from the coding sequence ATGGTTCTCCGGATTCTTATCCTGCTATCCCTTCTCCTCTCCGGTAACGGGGCCTATGGCTTCACGAATATTCCCCTTGCAGAACTGTCCCTTTCTCTCACAGCATCGGTAAAGGACGAAACCCAAATTCTGGAAGAACTTTCCAGAGATATCGAACATGAACAAAAACTGGATACCATTACCCAGTCGGAAATACGTGCTTTCCGCATCCTTGCAGCATCGCATCGCAATCTCATCCTTGCATCCCATACCCCCATAACAGACCTTGAGAGAGCAAGGGCTGATCAGCAGGCATCCATTACCAGCATGGACAACCATCTCCAGCGCATACAGCGGCAGCTGGAACGGATGGGAAACCTCCGTATGCAAACTGAAAACCGGCAGAAAATTACCCATGAACAAAAAGAGTCCCTTAGTCCTGAAGAAGATAGCAGTGCTGCGGCAGAGGAAGTGCGAAGTGCCCTGAGCGCCCTTATCACTCTCCTCGAGAAGAAACATGATCTGATCATTCAAATGGAAAAACGATTACACGAAAGAAAAACAGAGATACGGGAGCTCCGTCAGGATACGGAAGAGCTGTCACTGAGCCTGCAGAAAACACTGAGAGATCGGAGAGCCATTGAACTTTTTCAGAAACAGGAAGGATTCCGCGCTCTGCTGGACCCCAGCACACCCCTTGCCATCCTGCTTCAAATTCGCGAAAATGTCTTTCGCCTTCTTTCTCCGGAATTCTGGCAGTCGGAAATCAGCCCTCTGCTGCAAATTTCTCCCACCATTGCCATCCGCCTTCTCATTGCAACCCTTTTTCTTTTACCCCTTTTTCTGAGACTGCTCACACAACTTAAAAAAATGGAACGCCTCTACCCTGAAGGCTGGCGGACTGTCCTTCTGGAATCCACACGCCGCACCCTGCCCTTCATGGTAATGGCCATTGCCATGGAAGGCTGCATGTGGAGTCTTGCCATTCTGTCTGCCACAGGCTTTTTCAAAACAGCATCCTCATTTATGTGGTTCTTGGCGCTCTTCAGAATGCTCACTGCCTTTCAACAGGCATGCCAGAAGGAAAACCGGCCATCCCCTTCCCCGGAAGTCATGATCCTGCTTCGCCATCTCACACGGGCACAGGCTGTTTTTGTACCGGTACTGCTGGTGTCCATCTGGATTTTCCCACCCTCCAGTCCTCTCCTTTTCGTTGCAAGACTGAGCATGGAAATATTCATCGCAATGATCATTTTCCGTTTCTGGTCCGGGTGGGCTAAGCCAGCCCCAGAACAAAGTTCTCAAATTCCCAAAATTGGCCTTCACATCAGCACCAAAGCCATAGCCATAGGAGCTCTGCTGCTGGAGCTTTTTGGATACGGCACCTTTGCCCTTTTCTGGTACTGGGGATGGGGTGTCACTTTTATTGCCATAGGAGCCTATATTCTTTTACTGGCCGCCATCAAAGAATGGACACCTCCGCAAGCACTCAGTTCCGATGATAAAACAGCTGCCAATGCCCTGTTCTTCAAACGTATGGGCATTCAATCCCTGCCCTTTGTCCTTATCCCCCTTCCCATACTCCTCATCGCCAAAGCCTGGCGCCTGCACGAGAACATACTGCCTCTGATTTCCGGTCTTCTCAGCTATCCCATTACCTTTGGCAACATGCAGTTCAGCCTTCTGCGCTTCATACAGACCCTGAGCGTACTGATCATAACCCTTATGATCACCCGTTCTTTCAGAGCTTTTGTAGAAAAACGGATTCTTATGGAAAGCGGGATGGAGCAGGGGCTCAAGGCTTCCATTCTCACCCTGCTGGGATATCTGATCTGGGGCATTGGAATCCTTGCGGCCCTTCATGTGTTCGGACTGAACACCACAACCCTTACCGTTGCCTTTGGTGCACTGGGGGTGGGCCTCGGATTTGGCCTTCAGGCTATCTTCAATAACTTTGTCAGTGGTATCATTCTGCTTTTTGAACGGCCCATACAGGTAGGCGACGTCATTGAGATTGACGGCATATGGGCAACTGTCATGCGTATCAACGTCCGATCCACAGTAGTCCAGACCTATGACAATGCCACACTCATTATTCCCAATGCTGATTTTATCAGCTCACGGCTTATCAACTGGAGCTTCAAGGACCAGCGTATCCGGAGAAATATCGATATCGGCGTTGCCTACAGCTCCGATGTCCGTAAAGTGGAAAAGGTTCTCCTGGAAATTGGCAACAACACCAAACATGTGCTCACCTACCCTGCGCCGGATGTTCACTTTATGAACTTTGGCGACTCTGCACTCATCTTCCGTCTTCGCTTCTGGAGCACCCTTGATCATTTCCGCAGGGTTGAAACCCAGATCCGCTTCCAGATCACCGATGATTTCAGAAAAGAAAATATAGAAATTCCCTTTCCTCAGAATGATCTGCACATACGGTCAGACTATCGCTTTGACATGCAGAAAGCAGCCAGCCTTCAAAAAGACACCCTTTCGGATCCGACCGAAAAAAAACAGGATAGGGATCCTCCGCATCTTCTCTGA
- a CDS encoding amino acid ABC transporter permease, with product MELDFALLWQHRMFLVKGAVVTIQLTLGAILLGFILGCVAGIGRVSRNTTFRIVSGIYVYVLRGTPMLLQIFFVYFGVPQIYMAITGNSMTPDPLMAGVIALGFNSGAYVAEIVRSGIEGIAKGQMEAARSLGMTHGQAMRHIILPQAFRRIIPPLGNEIIILLKDSSLVSVIGAGELMYSARVMGARYYDYVQFLVGAALIYLLLTFVISQLLALLERKLKVA from the coding sequence ATGGAGTTGGATTTTGCGCTGCTCTGGCAGCATAGGATGTTTCTGGTTAAAGGGGCAGTGGTAACAATTCAGCTGACGCTGGGGGCCATTCTTCTGGGGTTTATCCTTGGCTGTGTGGCCGGTATCGGCCGGGTTTCCCGGAATACCACATTCCGAATTGTCAGTGGGATTTATGTCTATGTCCTGCGGGGAACCCCCATGTTGCTGCAGATTTTTTTTGTCTATTTCGGGGTGCCCCAGATTTATATGGCAATAACGGGTAACAGCATGACTCCGGATCCTCTGATGGCCGGAGTGATCGCCCTCGGATTCAATTCCGGTGCCTATGTGGCAGAGATTGTCAGGTCAGGCATTGAAGGTATTGCCAAAGGGCAGATGGAGGCAGCGCGTTCTCTGGGCATGACCCATGGGCAGGCCATGCGCCATATTATTCTTCCACAGGCCTTTCGAAGAATTATTCCACCCCTCGGTAATGAAATTATCATTCTACTGAAAGATTCCTCTCTGGTTTCTGTCATTGGTGCTGGTGAGCTGATGTATTCTGCAAGGGTCATGGGTGCGCGGTACTATGATTATGTGCAGTTTCTTGTGGGAGCAGCGTTGATTTATCTTTTACTGACCTTTGTGATCTCTCAGCTTCTTGCACTGCTGGAGCGTAAATTAAAGGTGGCCTAG